A stretch of the Photobacterium sp. CCB-ST2H9 genome encodes the following:
- the luxS gene encoding S-ribosylhomocysteine lyase, translating to MPLLDSFTVDHTKMHAPAVRVAKTMQTPKGDTITVFDLRFCRPNHEILSERGIHTLEHLFAGFMRAHLNSDQVEIIDLSPMGCRTGFYMSLIGAPDEQQVADSWRAAMEDVLKVAAQSQIPELNEYQCGTYSMHSLEEAKQIAQDILDRGIDVNRNEELALPESMLQELKVK from the coding sequence ATGCCATTACTTGATAGTTTTACGGTTGACCACACCAAGATGCATGCACCGGCTGTGCGTGTTGCCAAAACCATGCAGACGCCGAAAGGCGACACCATCACCGTCTTTGATCTGCGCTTCTGCAGACCCAACCATGAGATTCTGTCTGAACGCGGAATTCATACGCTCGAACATCTCTTTGCCGGTTTCATGCGTGCTCATCTGAATTCCGATCAGGTCGAGATTATTGACCTGTCCCCGATGGGGTGCAGGACCGGATTTTACATGAGCCTGATTGGTGCTCCGGATGAGCAGCAGGTCGCTGACAGCTGGCGGGCTGCAATGGAGGATGTGCTGAAAGTTGCTGCACAGTCGCAGATACCTGAGCTGAATGAATATCAGTGTGGTACTTACAGCATGCATTCACTGGAAGAGGCGAAGCAGATTGCACAGGACATTCTGGATCGGGGTATCGATGTGAACAGAAATGAAGAGCTTGCACTGCCTGAGAGTATGCTTCAGGAACTGAAAGTGAAATAG
- the gshA gene encoding glutamate--cysteine ligase translates to MMDFSQRLERVSANPQALTQIGRGLEREALRITPQGKLSPQPHPAGLGSALTNQWITTDFAESLLEFITPVSRNVDELLSQLSDIHKFSYSQMGEEMLWPMSMPCYVGDESDIQLAQYGSSNIGRMKTLYREGLKRRYGSVMQIISGVHFNFSFPDSFWEQLFGEQSDSERQAAVSDAYFALIRNYYRFGWLIPYLFGASPALCGSFLKRDAEHLKFSKTGAGTYFLPQSTALRLSDLGYTNHAQSALRIGFNSLEQYLEGLQKAIHTPSEEFAEIGVKVDGELRQLNTNVLQIENELYAPIRPKRVTQSGEKPSEALSRGGVEYIEVRSLDVNPFSPIGITADQVRFLDLFLIWTVLSPSDEMNDAELACWRDNWKKVVLGGRDSELKLQIGCSGERLTLAEWAKHVFAELEQVAIVMDQAHGGDAYQQTLTKLAGWIDNPNLTLSAQVLRQIEAHEGIGNFGLELAVRHAEWLKANGYSRYSLAEFEQEAADSVAKQQQIEQSDVLSFEAFLADYFADLEANAFREA, encoded by the coding sequence CTGATGGATTTTTCGCAAAGGTTAGAGAGAGTGTCGGCGAACCCACAAGCGCTGACACAAATCGGGCGCGGCCTGGAACGGGAAGCGTTACGAATTACCCCGCAAGGCAAGTTATCCCCCCAACCCCATCCTGCAGGCCTGGGTTCGGCATTGACCAATCAGTGGATCACGACCGATTTTGCAGAATCTTTGCTGGAGTTTATTACTCCGGTATCAAGAAATGTCGACGAACTTCTGTCTCAATTGTCTGATATCCACAAATTCAGCTACAGCCAAATGGGCGAAGAGATGCTGTGGCCAATGTCCATGCCTTGTTATGTTGGTGATGAATCGGACATTCAGCTGGCTCAATACGGCAGTTCAAATATCGGCCGGATGAAAACACTGTACCGTGAGGGACTGAAACGTCGCTATGGCAGTGTGATGCAAATTATTTCAGGCGTGCATTTCAACTTTTCCTTTCCGGACAGCTTCTGGGAGCAGCTGTTTGGTGAGCAAAGCGACAGCGAACGCCAGGCGGCGGTATCCGATGCGTATTTTGCACTGATTCGTAACTATTACCGTTTTGGCTGGCTGATTCCGTATCTGTTCGGTGCTTCTCCTGCGCTCTGTGGTTCATTCCTGAAACGGGATGCCGAGCATCTCAAGTTCAGCAAGACCGGAGCAGGTACTTACTTTCTGCCGCAGTCGACAGCACTTCGCCTGAGTGATCTGGGATATACCAATCATGCTCAGAGTGCGCTCAGAATTGGGTTTAATAGCCTGGAGCAGTATTTAGAGGGCCTGCAAAAAGCCATTCATACCCCTTCGGAAGAGTTCGCTGAAATCGGCGTCAAAGTCGATGGGGAACTGCGCCAGCTCAATACCAATGTGCTGCAAATCGAAAATGAATTGTATGCTCCGATCCGTCCGAAGCGGGTGACGCAAAGCGGTGAAAAACCTTCAGAGGCACTCAGTCGCGGCGGTGTTGAATATATTGAAGTGCGTTCACTGGATGTGAACCCGTTCAGCCCGATTGGGATCACTGCGGATCAGGTGCGTTTTCTGGATCTCTTCCTTATCTGGACCGTTCTGTCGCCTTCAGATGAAATGAATGACGCTGAACTGGCATGCTGGCGTGATAACTGGAAAAAAGTTGTGCTTGGCGGCCGCGATTCAGAACTGAAGCTTCAGATTGGCTGCAGTGGGGAACGTTTAACCCTGGCTGAGTGGGCGAAGCATGTGTTTGCTGAACTGGAACAAGTCGCTATTGTGATGGACCAGGCTCACGGTGGTGATGCATACCAGCAGACGCTGACGAAACTGGCCGGTTGGATTGATAATCCAAATCTGACCTTATCTGCACAGGTGCTGCGCCAGATTGAAGCGCACGAAGGCATCGGTAATTTCGGTCTGGAGCTGGCTGTAAGACATGCAGAATGGTTGAAGGCGAATGGCTACAGCCGTTATTCTCTGGCTGAGTTTGAGCAGGAAGCCGCGGATTCTGTAGCGAAACAGCAGCAGATTGAACAGTCGGATGTGTTGTCTTTCGAGGCATTCCTGGCTGATTACTTTGCTGATCTGGAAGCGAATGCGTTTCGGGAAGCGTGA
- a CDS encoding inner membrane protein YpjD translates to MDILIAFSAACLYLLALAFIVPGLSHNNGIQSRPVLISATAAIVLHVVFLKDLILGGVGQNLSILNVASLISLIISVITTVAMLRMRLWFLLPVIYSFAAINLVAAAILPGAFITHLESHPQVLFHISLALFAYSTLMIATLYAIQLAWLDYKLKHKKLAFNPNLPPLMLVERQLFKIILVGYVLLTVTLITGFIYLQDMFAQGKTHKAVLSILAWCVYSVMLWGHYRQGWRGKKVIWFSLIGAFLLTLAYFGSRFVKEIIIGH, encoded by the coding sequence ATGGATATATTGATAGCCTTTTCTGCAGCTTGTTTATATCTGCTGGCGCTGGCATTTATCGTGCCCGGCCTGAGCCATAATAATGGCATTCAATCACGACCAGTACTGATCAGCGCTACAGCGGCCATTGTACTGCATGTCGTTTTTCTGAAAGATCTGATTCTGGGCGGCGTCGGCCAGAACCTGAGTATTCTCAACGTCGCTTCCCTGATCAGCCTGATTATTTCAGTGATCACCACAGTTGCAATGCTCCGGATGCGGCTCTGGTTCCTGCTGCCCGTCATTTACAGTTTTGCGGCAATCAATCTGGTCGCGGCTGCCATTCTGCCCGGCGCCTTTATTACACACCTGGAATCTCACCCGCAGGTCCTGTTCCATATTTCTCTGGCACTCTTTGCCTATTCAACCCTGATGATCGCGACGCTGTATGCGATCCAACTGGCATGGCTCGATTACAAACTCAAACACAAGAAGCTGGCATTTAACCCGAATCTGCCGCCGCTGATGCTGGTAGAGCGCCAGCTGTTTAAGATTATTCTGGTCGGCTATGTCCTGCTGACAGTCACGCTTATCACCGGATTTATTTACCTGCAGGATATGTTTGCACAGGGCAAAACGCACAAGGCTGTGTTATCCATTCTGGCCTGGTGTGTCTACAGCGTCATGCTGTGGGGACACTATCGTCAGGGGTGGCGGGGCAAGAAAGTCATCTGGTTCAGCCTGATTGGTGCTTTCCTGCTGACACTGGCGTACTTCGGCAGCCGCTTCGTGAAAGAAATCATTATCGGTCATTAA
- a CDS encoding pitrilysin family protein: MQKRILSLVLLVLSGCSSQTSPEQSQSLPDGVHFVESVSNTGNDVVIPYSKYVLDNGLTVILHEDDSDPLVHVDVTYHVGSAREQLGKSGFAHFFEHMMFQGSKHVGDQEHFRLITEAGGSMNGTTNRDRTNYFETVPSNQLEKVLWLESDRMGFLLSAVSQHKFEIQRATVKNERGQRYENTPYGLVNERIGEALFPRTHPYSWQPIGYVADLDRVDVNDLKAFFLRWYGPNNATLTIGGNLDKAQTLAWVEKYFGDIPRGPKVENPAKQPVTLNTDRFLTLEDNIRQPMLMMAWPTSYKGAKDDASLDMLAKVIGGGQNSMLYQALVKTGKVVDAGAYHDCGELACTLYVYAIGQSGEQGKLNQIYDDVSTVLGSLAPRGVNQKDLDEMKGMAEASAIFGLQSVHGKVAQLAAYQTFYGNPNRLGTELKNLRDLQPSDVEAVYKRYVENKPKVVLSTVPNGRTDMAAAKANYQPADRIIPKHQHLTDSELNLREPQHESFDRSVMPQPSAPVTAKVPELYRLNLANGIEVLGTDYNETPTVELQLVLPAGRRYEPAGKNGLAELTAAMMAEDSLRSSSEDLVSRLDKLGSTINFDPGMYGTVVSVTTLKKYLPETLAILQERLFEPAFKEDDFARVKQQALEGLVYDHQRPSWLASQATREVLYGKTVFGRPAEGTMASIQGITLNDVKAFYQRFYTPNGAQMAVVGDILPSELKSDLAFLSQWQGAPAPSYVTPVVPSQTQPAVWLIDKPGAPQSAVRFVRRGLPFDATGEQFEIQLANFNLAGNFNSRINLNLREDKGYTYGAGGYQVGNKEVGSSLFYAEVRADVTLPSIQEMIKELQKYSQDGLTNEELAFMRLAVGQQEALSYETPSDKADLLRQIMTYHLDDDFVSQRNTLTATISKERLNALAEKWFNPEDYQIIVVGDSATLLPQLKTLGRPVHQLTPEQ, translated from the coding sequence GTGCAAAAGCGGATTCTGAGCCTTGTGTTGCTGGTCCTGAGCGGATGCAGTAGTCAGACGTCCCCCGAGCAGTCACAATCTTTGCCCGATGGTGTGCACTTTGTGGAAAGTGTATCGAATACCGGCAATGATGTGGTGATCCCTTATAGTAAGTACGTGCTGGATAACGGTTTGACCGTGATTCTTCATGAGGATGATTCGGATCCGCTGGTTCATGTGGATGTGACCTATCATGTCGGCTCAGCGCGCGAGCAGCTGGGCAAGTCCGGTTTTGCCCATTTCTTTGAACACATGATGTTTCAGGGGTCCAAGCACGTCGGCGATCAGGAGCATTTCCGCCTGATCACTGAAGCCGGAGGTTCGATGAACGGTACGACCAACCGGGACCGGACCAATTATTTTGAAACTGTGCCTTCGAATCAGCTGGAAAAAGTACTGTGGCTGGAATCGGACCGCATGGGATTTCTGTTAAGTGCGGTGTCTCAGCACAAGTTTGAGATCCAGCGTGCCACGGTGAAAAATGAGCGAGGCCAGCGTTATGAAAACACCCCTTACGGGCTGGTGAATGAACGTATCGGCGAAGCGCTTTTCCCGCGGACCCATCCTTATTCCTGGCAGCCTATTGGTTATGTTGCAGATCTGGACCGGGTGGACGTCAATGATCTGAAAGCATTTTTCCTGCGCTGGTACGGACCGAATAATGCGACGCTGACAATTGGCGGCAACCTTGATAAAGCACAGACCCTGGCCTGGGTTGAGAAGTATTTCGGGGACATTCCGCGTGGTCCGAAGGTTGAGAATCCGGCCAAACAGCCCGTCACACTGAATACGGACCGTTTCCTGACGCTGGAAGATAATATTCGTCAACCGATGCTGATGATGGCCTGGCCGACATCTTATAAAGGCGCGAAAGACGATGCCTCGCTGGATATGCTGGCGAAAGTCATAGGTGGCGGTCAGAACAGCATGCTGTATCAGGCATTGGTGAAAACCGGCAAAGTTGTTGATGCCGGGGCTTATCACGATTGTGGCGAACTCGCCTGTACGTTGTATGTGTACGCGATTGGGCAGAGTGGCGAACAGGGCAAGCTGAATCAAATTTATGATGATGTCAGTACGGTACTGGGCAGTCTGGCACCGCGGGGAGTCAACCAGAAAGATCTGGATGAAATGAAGGGTATGGCGGAAGCGTCAGCCATCTTCGGCCTGCAAAGTGTTCACGGTAAGGTAGCGCAGCTGGCGGCCTATCAGACGTTCTACGGCAATCCGAACCGTCTGGGAACTGAGCTGAAAAATCTGCGCGATCTTCAGCCGTCGGATGTTGAAGCGGTATACAAACGCTATGTTGAGAACAAGCCGAAAGTGGTGCTCAGCACTGTGCCGAACGGACGCACGGATATGGCTGCAGCCAAAGCGAACTATCAGCCTGCAGACCGGATTATTCCCAAGCACCAGCATCTGACAGACAGCGAACTGAATTTGCGCGAACCGCAGCATGAAAGTTTTGACCGTTCGGTGATGCCGCAGCCTTCAGCGCCGGTAACGGCGAAGGTTCCTGAGCTGTACCGCCTGAATCTGGCGAACGGGATTGAGGTGCTGGGCACCGATTACAACGAAACACCAACGGTTGAGCTACAGCTGGTACTGCCTGCCGGTCGCCGCTATGAGCCTGCCGGAAAGAACGGACTGGCTGAACTGACCGCCGCCATGATGGCGGAAGACAGCCTGCGCAGCTCCTCTGAAGACCTGGTATCCCGACTGGATAAACTGGGCAGTACGATCAACTTTGACCCAGGCATGTACGGTACCGTCGTGTCCGTGACAACGCTGAAGAAATATCTTCCGGAAACCCTGGCGATCTTACAGGAGCGTCTGTTTGAGCCAGCCTTCAAAGAAGATGATTTTGCCCGTGTGAAACAGCAGGCGTTGGAAGGCCTGGTGTACGATCACCAGCGTCCGAGCTGGCTGGCCAGCCAGGCGACCCGGGAAGTTCTGTATGGTAAGACCGTCTTTGGCCGTCCTGCGGAAGGGACCATGGCGTCAATTCAGGGGATTACCCTCAATGATGTGAAAGCGTTTTATCAGCGTTTTTATACGCCAAACGGAGCGCAGATGGCGGTGGTCGGCGATATCCTGCCGTCTGAGCTCAAATCAGATCTGGCATTTTTGTCTCAGTGGCAAGGTGCCCCGGCGCCATCTTATGTGACACCGGTCGTTCCGTCTCAGACTCAGCCTGCTGTCTGGTTGATTGATAAACCGGGAGCGCCGCAAAGCGCAGTCCGTTTTGTCCGTCGTGGTCTGCCGTTTGATGCGACTGGCGAGCAGTTTGAGATCCAACTGGCGAATTTTAACCTCGCGGGGAACTTCAACAGCCGGATCAATCTGAACCTGCGTGAGGATAAAGGCTACACCTACGGTGCCGGCGGTTATCAGGTCGGTAACAAAGAAGTCGGCTCTTCTCTGTTTTATGCTGAGGTACGCGCAGATGTCACGCTGCCGTCCATTCAGGAAATGATCAAGGAACTGCAGAAGTACAGTCAGGACGGCCTGACGAATGAAGAGCTGGCCTTTATGCGCCTGGCGGTCGGGCAGCAGGAAGCACTGAGCTATGAAACGCCAAGTGATAAAGCAGATTTGCTGCGTCAGATCATGACATATCATCTGGACGATGACTTTGTGTCTCAGCGCAATACGCTGACGGCAACAATCAGCAAAGAGCGTCTGAATGCATTGGCTGAGAAGTGGTTTAATCCGGAAGACTATCAGATTATTGTGGTCGGTGATTCGGCGACATTATTGCCGCAGCTGAAAACGCTGGGACGACCTGTTCACCAGCTGACTCCAGAGCAATAA
- a CDS encoding HlyC/CorC family transporter produces the protein MDDISTGVLFSILVLLLLISGYFSGSETGMMALNRYKLRHLASQGHRGAKRVEKLLNRPDRLIGLILIGNNLVNILASAIATILGMRLYGDVGVAIATGVLTMAVLVFAEVTPKTLAALYPEKVAYSSSILLQLLMKLMYPLVLFVNGITNGFLRLLGLRVDNMNDSPLSSEELRTVVNEAGSLIPRRHQDMLLSILDLENVKVEDLMVPRNEIVGININDDWKSIVRQLSHSAHGRIVLYRDSIDEVVGMLRVREAYRLMMDKNDFSKENLLRAADKMYFIPEGTPLNIQLLKFQRRKERIGLIVDEYGDIQGLITLEDILEEIVGEFTTSISPTLAEEITPQSDGSLLIEGTANIRELNKSLNWDLPTDGPRTLNGLLLEHLEDIPDSILSVSVAGYQMEIVEISDNMIKQVKILPTQLRKTG, from the coding sequence TTGGACGATATATCCACGGGAGTCTTATTCTCCATTCTGGTATTACTGCTCCTGATCTCCGGATATTTTTCCGGCTCTGAAACCGGCATGATGGCGCTCAACCGCTATAAACTCCGTCACCTGGCCAGCCAGGGACACCGCGGGGCAAAGCGAGTTGAAAAACTGCTTAATCGCCCGGACCGTCTGATTGGCCTGATCCTGATCGGCAACAACCTGGTCAACATTCTGGCTTCTGCCATCGCAACTATTCTGGGCATGCGACTGTACGGCGATGTCGGTGTCGCCATTGCCACCGGTGTGCTCACCATGGCGGTACTGGTCTTTGCAGAAGTGACTCCGAAAACACTGGCCGCTTTGTATCCTGAGAAAGTTGCCTATTCCAGCAGTATCTTGCTCCAGCTGCTGATGAAATTAATGTATCCGCTGGTCTTGTTCGTCAATGGGATCACCAATGGATTCCTGCGTCTGCTGGGTCTTCGTGTCGATAACATGAACGACTCCCCGCTCAGCTCCGAAGAGCTGCGTACTGTGGTCAATGAAGCCGGCAGCCTGATCCCGCGTCGTCACCAGGACATGCTGCTGTCGATTCTGGATCTGGAAAACGTCAAAGTTGAAGATTTGATGGTGCCCCGAAACGAAATCGTCGGTATCAATATCAACGACGACTGGAAATCAATTGTGCGCCAGCTCAGCCACTCCGCCCATGGCCGGATTGTCCTGTACCGCGACAGTATTGATGAAGTGGTCGGCATGCTTCGGGTACGTGAAGCGTATCGTTTGATGATGGATAAGAACGATTTCAGTAAAGAAAATCTGCTGCGGGCCGCGGATAAGATGTACTTCATCCCGGAAGGCACACCTCTGAATATCCAGCTGCTGAAGTTTCAGCGCCGTAAAGAACGAATTGGCCTGATTGTGGATGAATACGGTGATATTCAGGGCCTGATCACGCTGGAAGATATTCTGGAAGAGATCGTCGGTGAATTTACCACTTCAATTTCCCCGACTCTGGCCGAAGAAATTACTCCGCAGAGTGACGGCAGCCTGTTGATTGAAGGCACTGCGAATATTCGTGAACTGAACAAGAGCCTGAACTGGGATCTGCCGACTGACGGTCCGCGGACCCTGAACGGCCTGCTGCTGGAGCACCTGGAAGATATTCCGGACAGCATTCTGAGTGTGTCTGTTGCTGGCTACCAGATGGAAATCGTGGAAATCTCCGACAACATGATCAAACAGGTCAAAATTCTGCCGACTCAGCTTCGTAAAACCGGCTGA